The sequence GTCAGCATGCTGGTGCGCCCCCGGCCGAACGAGGCGTCGTCGTCCACCCGCCGGCCGGTCACCGCCGGCACCCGCGCGGGCGGGGCCGGCTCGTCGGTCCAGCCGGCCGCGCCGCGGACGTGGGTGCGCAGCTGCCCGGCGGCGAGGCTGCGTACCGCGAAGTCCACGCCGTCCTCGGTGGGGGTCAGCTCGACCCGGTACTGCGCGACCGTGCCGTCGGGCACCGAGAACGGCTCCAGGAAGACCACGTCGCGCAGCTCCACCGCCGCGTCCCCGACCGGGGTGGGCAGCCCGGCGGCCACCGCCGCCCGGACCGACTCCAGGTGGGCGGTGCCGGGCACCACCGGCACGCCACCGATGCGGTGCTCGTCCAGCAGCCAGTGCGTGTCGGCGGAGACCAGGCCGTGCAGGACCACGCCGTCCGGGCCGGTCACCGCCGTGGTCAGCACCGGGTGGTCCACCGGGTGGGTGACGGTGTCCCGTCCGGCGGCCCGGAAGCCGGCCGGCGCGTCGGTCTCCACGGCCATGCCCACCTCGGCCCAGCCACCCCAGTCTTGCGACAGCACCGGCGCCCGGAAGCCCGCGCCGGCCCGGGCGTACGCGTCGAGGAAGCTGTTCGCCGCGCAGTAGTCGACCTGGCCGAAGCCGCCGACCACCGCGGTGATCGAGGAACAGAGCACCACGAAGTCCAGCGGCAGGTCGCCGAAGACCTCGGCCAGGGCGAGGGTGCCGGCGAGCTTCGGCGCGAGCACCCGCTCCGCCTCGGCGCGCTCCTTGACCTCGGCCATGCCACCGCCGGGCAGGCCGGCGGCGTGCACGATGCCGTCGATCCCGCCGAACTCGGCCTCGGCGGCCGCCCGGACCCGGCGCAGGTCGGCCGGGTCGGTGACGTCGGCGGCGAGCACCAGCACCGACGCGCCGGCCGCCTCCATCCGGCGGATCGCCGCGATCGCCCGGCCCGCCCGGTCTGCGCCGCCGTGCACGGCCAGGTGGTCGTCCCACCGCTCGCGCGGCGGCAGGCCGGAACGGGCCAGCAGCACCAGCTTCGCCCGGGCCCGCCGGGCGAAGTCCTCGGCCAGGGTGACGCCGATGCCGCCCAGACCGCCGGTGATCACGTACCGGCCGCCCTCGCGCAGCGCGCCCGGCTCGCCCTCGGCGTCGACGGTGACCTGCTCGTAGCCGGTCACCCAGCGGCGCGGGCCGCGCAGCGCCAGCTCGGCGCGGGCCGGGTCGACCGGCCGGCGCAGCTCGGCGACGAGCGCGTCCACGTCGGACGAGGCCGGGTCGGCGTCCAGCAGCCGGACGGCCAGCCCGGGCAGCTCGGCCGGGAGCACCCGGGCCAGTCCGGCCAGGGTGGCGTGCTCGGGGCGGATGAGGTCGGTGCCGGTCACGTCCCCGATGCCGGCGGTGACCAGGTCGAGGGTGCGGGCGCGCTCGTCGGTGGTCAGCCCGGCCCCGGCGAGCGCCTGCACCAGGTGCAGCGCGCTGAAGAAGCCCCGGTCCTGGGCGGCCCAGGCGGCGGCGACGTCGGTGCCGGCCGGGGCGCCGTCGAGGGCGAAGGCGTGCACCAGCCGCTCCGGCGGGTCGGCGGCGAGCGCCGCCACCAGGGCGTCGTGGTCCTCGCGGGCGCCCGGCCGCAGCCGGTACCCGCCGTCGACCGCCGCGAAGCGCTCGCCGGCGCGTACCACGGTGGGCGTGACACCCGCGGCTCGCAGCGCCGCGACCAGCGCGTCGCCGCGCGGACCGTCGGCCAGGACCAGGCAGCGGCCCAGCGGCGCGGTCCGCGGCTCGGCGGCGGCCTGCCGCCAGACCGGCACGGCGAACCACTCCGGCAGCGGGCGCGGCCCGCGCTGCTCCGGCGCGGCGGGCGCCTGGTCCACCGGGTCCGGGTCCACCCAGTAGCGGCGGCGTTCGAACGGATACGTGGGCAGCGGCACCCGGCGGGCGGCCGGATCGGCGTCGAGCCGCACCCCGACGCCGGCGCACCAGAGCGCGCCGGCGCTGGTGAGCAGGGTGGCCAGATCGCCGCTGCGCTCACCGGGGCCGGGCAGGCTGCCCAGCGGGGTCAGCGCCCGCTGGGCCGGGCCGGCCTTCGCGACCTGCATCCGGGCCAGGTTGGCCAGCTGCCGGCCGGGGCCGCACTCCAGCAACGCCCAGGTGCCCTCGGCGAGCAGCGTGGCCACGCAGTCGCCGAAGCGCACCGGCCGGCGCAGGTGCGCGGCCCAGTACGCCGGGTCGGTGGCCTGCTCGGCGGTGATCCAGCTGCCGGTGACGTTGGACAGGAACGGGATCGCCGGCGGGCGCAGCGGCAACCCCGCCATCAGGGCGGTGAACTCGGCCAGGATCGGTTCCATCATCGGCGAGTGGAAGGCGTGGGAGGTGCGCAGCGCCTTGCTCCTGCCCTTGATCGTCTCGGCGAACGCGGCGACCTTGTCGCTCTCGCCGGCCACCACGCAGGTGCCCGGGCCGTTGACGGTGGCGATGGCCAGCCCCTCGGGCAGGCGCTGCGCGACCACCGACTCGTCCAGCGCCACGGCGAGCATCGAGCCGGCCGGCAGGGACTGCATCAGCCGGCCCCGCGCGGCGACCACCCGCAGCGCGTCCGGCAGGCTCAGCACCCCGGCGACGGTGGCGGCGACGTACTCGCCGATCGAGTGACCGATCATCGCGGCCGGGCGCGCCCCGGCCCGCAGCCAGACGGTGGCGAGGGCGTACTCGACGACGAAGAGGGCCGGCTGGGTGTAGCGGGTCTCGGTGAGCTTCTCCCCCGCCTCCGGGTCGCGGCCGAGGATCAGGTCGCGGACGTCCAGCCCCAGCTCGGGGCGGAGCAGCTCGGCGCACTCGTCCACGATGGCGGCGAAGGCGGGCTCCTCGGCGTAGAGCTGCGCGCCCATCCCGGCGTACTGGGAGCCCTGCCCGGAGAACAGCAGGCCCACGCGGGGCGCGGGGCCGTCGACGACGCCGGACTGGCGGCGGCGCGCGGTGCGCAGCGCGGTCACCGCGTCCGGCAGGTCGGCGGCGACCACGGCGACCCGGTGCGGGTACTCCTGCCGGCCCACCCGCAGGGTGTGCGCCACGTCGGCGAGCAGCTGCGGCCCGCCGTCGGTGCCGCCCTCCAGGTGCTCGGCGAGGCGCAGCACGGCGGTGTCCAGGGCGGTGGCGGTCTTCGCCGACACGTGCAGCAGCTGCGCCGGGCGGACCGCCCGGTCGGCCCGGTACGCCGCCGGCGCCTCCTGGAGCACCACGTGGGCGTTCGTGCCGCCGATGCCGAAGGAGCTGACCCCGGCCCGGCGCGGCCCGCCGTCGGTGTCCCACTTGGTCAACGTGTTCGCCACGTAGAACGGGGTGTCGGCGAAGTCGATCGCCGGGTTCGGCTGCTCGAAGTTGATGCTCGGCGGGATCAGTCCGTGCTCCATCGCGAGCACCGTCTTGATCACGCTGACGATCCCGGAGGGCTGGCTGAGGTGGCCGATGTTGGACTTCACCGAGCCGATGCCGCACCAGCCCCGGTCGTCGGTGTCCCGGGTGTAGACGGCGGAGAGGGCGGCGACCTCGATCGGGTCGCCCATCGCGGTGCCGGTGCCGTGCGCCTCGACGTAGCTGATGCTGCGCGGGTCGATCCCGGCCATCCCGACGGCCTGGGCGATCGCCTCCATCTGCCCGTCGATGCTGGGAGCGGTGAAGCCGACCTTGCCGGCGCCGTCGTTGTTGACGGCGTTGCCGAGCACCACGGCCCGGATGGCGTCGCCGTCGGCGATCGCGTCGGAGAGGCGCTTGAGCAGGGTGACGCCGACGCCGCTGCCCCAGACCGTGCCGTTGGCGGCGGCGTCGAACGGCCGGCACCGCCCGTCCGGCGAGGTGAAGCCCTCCATGCCCAGGTAGCCGACGTGCGGCAGCTCGATGTTGACCCCGCCGGCGAGCGCCATGTCGCACTCGCCGTTGCGCAACGCCTCGCAGGCCAGGTGGAACGCGACCAGCGAGGTGGAGCAGGCGGTGTGCACGGTCAGGCTCGGCCCGCGCAGGTCCAGCCGGTACGACACGTTGGTGGCCACGTAGTTCGGCGAGTTGCCGGTGGCGATGGAGACCGCCCCGTGCGGGCTGCCGCCGACGCGCTTGTTGCGGATGACGTACCGGTGCAGGTAGGTGTTGCCGCCGGTGCCGGCGTACACGCCGACCGCGCCGTCGTAGCGGGCCGGGTCGTAGCCGGCGTCCTGCAACGCGGTGTAGCAGCTCTCCAGGAACAGCCGGTGCTGCGGGTCGGTGATCTCCGCCTCCCGGGCGGTCATCCCGAACAGCCCGGCGTCGAACTCGTCGTACCCGTCGACCAGCGGCGCCCGGTTGACCCACCCCGGGTCGTCGACCTCCTCCACCGTGGCGCCCCGCGCCAGCTGCTCCTCCCGGCTCAGCTCGGTGACCGACTCGACGCCGTCGACCAGGTTGCGCCAGAACTGGCGGACGTCGGCCGCGCCGGGCAGCCGGGCGGCGAGCCCGACGATCGCGATCGGCTCGATGCCGTCGTCGGCGGGGAGGTCGGATGCCATCGGGTTGTCCATCTGCGTGTCCTTCATTGCGCGGTGCCGCCGGGGCGGCGGGGTGGGTTGCGGCGGGTGCGGCTGCGGCGGGCGGCGGCCCGCAGCGCGGCGCGGGCGAGTTCCGGCCGGTCGGCGGCGCCGTCGAGGCTGGCGGCGAGCGCCCGGACGGTGGGGTGGCGGAACAGGTCGAGCATGGTGATCGAGCGGCCGGTGGCGGCGGTGAGCCGGGCGTGCACCGCGGCCAGGGCGAGGGAGTGCCCGCCGATGTCGAAGAAGTTGTCGCTGACCCCGACCCGGTCGGTGTCGAGCACCTCCCGCCAGATGCCGGCGATCAGCTCCTCGGTGTCGGTCAGCCCGCCCGGGCCGGCCGGCATCGGGGTGCGGGGCGCCTCGGCGGCCGCCACGGTCATCGCGCCGAGCTGCGGCGTGCGCACGGTGGGCCGGGGCAGCGCGGCGGCGACCGCGTCGGCCGGCGCGTGCGGGTCGGCGGCGAGCGCGCCGACCAGCTCGGCCAGGTCGGTCAGGAGCGCGTCGATCCGGTCGGTGTCGAACAGGTCCGGGTTGTGGACCACCTCGACGCCGAAGCGGCCGTCGGACTCCACCACGTAGACGGTGATGTCGAAGGGCGAGCCGGGCTTGGGCACCGGTACCGGCACGGCGGTCAGCCCGGTCAGCGCCAGCCGGGGCGGGTCGAAGTTGAGCACGTTGAACAGCACCTGCACCAGCGGCGCGCGGGAGGTGTCCCGGCCGACGCCGAGGGCCTCGACGAGGCGTTCCAACGGCGCGCCCGGGTGGGCGGTGACCTCGTGCAGCTCGGCGGCGCACCGGTCGACCAGCTCGGCGAAGGTGGCCCCGCCGGTACGCAGCCGCACCGGCACGGTGTCGATGAAGAAGCCCACCACGTCGTCGAAGGCGGCCAGCCGGCGGTCGGCGACGATCGCCCCGACCACGTGGTCGTCGCCGCCGGTGAGCCGGCGCAGCAGCTCGCCGAAGCCGGCGAGCAGCACCGCGGCGACCGTGGTGCCGCGCCGGGCGGCCAGGGCGCGGACCGCGCGGTCGGCGGGCTCCGGAAGGCGCACCGCGGCCTCGGCGCCGGCGTAGGTCTGCACCGCCGGGCGGGGCCGGTCGCGGGGCAGCTCCAGCACGGTGGGCACGCCGCGCAGGTGCTCGGCCCACCAGGTGAGGTCCGCCGCGCCCCGGCGGGCGTCACGCCCGGCCCGCCAGACCGCGTAGTCGGCGTACGTGGCGGCCGGCGGCGGCAACGTCGGGGTCGCCCCGGTGACGGCCTGGGTGTACGCGGCGGCGAGGTCGTCGTAGAGGACCGCCTCGGACCAGCCGTCGAAGACCGCGTGGTGCATCGTCATCGCCAGCACGTGCGCGTCGGTGCCGAGCCGGTAGACGGTCACCTGCCAGGGCGGCCCGGTGGCCAGGTCGAAGGCGTGCGCGGCGCCGGCGGCGAGCATCCCGGCCAGCTCCCCCTCGGCGTCGGCGCTGCCGGTCAGGTCGACCACCGGCACGGCCACGTCGGTGGGTTCCGCGCAGACCGCGTACGGCACCCCGGCGGTCTGCGGGATCCGCCAGCGCAGCACGTCGTGCCGCTCGGCGACGGCCCGCAGCGCCGCACCGAGGGCGGCGATGTCCAGCGGGCCGCGCAGCCGGTGCGCGACGGCGATGTTGTACGGGGCGCTGGAGGGGGCGAGCTGGTCGACGAACCAGAGCCGGCGCTGCGGTGGGGACAGGGTGGGCGGGTTGCCGGTGGTCAGCGGCTCGATGTCGGCCGGGTCGGCGGCACGCAGCCGGGCGACCAGGCCGCCGAGGGTGCGTCCGGCGAGCACGTCCCGGATCTCGACGTGCCGGCCCAGCTCGGCGCGGAGCGCGGCGACCAGGCGCATCGCGGCGATCGAGTTGCCGCCGGCGGCGAGGAAGTCGGTGTCCGGGCCGGGAGTCGCACCGAGCAGCCGGGCCCAGATCCGGGTCACCGTCCCCGTCACCGGGTCGGCCGCACCGGCCGGCTCCTCGGCGGTGGGTCCGGCGGTCAGCGCGGCCACGGCCAGGGCGCGCAACGCCGGCCGGTCCAGCTTGCCGGTGACGGGGCTGACCGGCAGGTCGTCGCGGCGCAGCAGCCGGGCCGGCAGCATCGCGGCGGTCAGCCGCGCCCGGGCGTACGCCCGGACCGTGTCGTCGCCGGGTGCGCCGGCCGGGGTGAGGACCGCGACCAGCTCGGTACCGGCCGGCCCGGGCACCGCCTCGACGGCGACCCGGTCGACGCCGGGGGCCTCGGCCAGCACCGCCTCGACCTCGCCCAGCTCGATGCGCTGGCCCCGGATCTTCACCTGCCGGTCGGTGCGTCCGAGGTAGACGATCCGCCCGTCGGCCGCCTGGCGGACCAGGTCACCGGTGCGGTACAGCCGCTCGCCGGGCAGCCCGGAGAACGGGTCGGGGACGAACCGGTCGGCGGTCAGCCCCGGCCGGTCGAGGTAGCCGTCGGCCAGTCCGGGGCCACCGATCAGCAGCTCGCCGGTCTCCCCCGGCGGCACCGCCCGCAGCTCGGCGTCGACGACGTATGCCCGGTGGTTGGGCAGCGGCAGGCCGATCGGCACCGGATCGCTCTCGGCGCCGCTCAGCTCGCCGGTGACCGCGAGCACGGTGGTCTCGGTGGGGCCGTAGCCGTTGAGGAAACGCCGCCCCGGCGCCCAGCGGGCGGCCAGCTCGGCGGGGACCGCCTCGCCGCCGCAGAGCACGGTACGCCAGCCCGGCACGTCGGCCGGGTCCAGCATGGACAGCACGGTCGGGGTGATGAAGCCCCAGTTCACCTCGTGCGCGGCGATGAACCGGGCGAGCCGGGCCGGGTCGGCGCGGTCCTCGGCGCCGAGCAGTTGCACCGCCCCGCCCAGCAGCAACGGCAGGAAGAGGTCCATGGTGGCCGCGTCGAAGCCGAGCGAGGCGATGCCGAGGCTGCGCACCCCGGCGTCGGCGCCGCTGACCGTGGCGCACCCGGTGACGAACTCGACCACGTTGCGGTGAGTGGTCAGCACCCCCTTCGGGCGGCCGGTGGAGCCGGAGGTGAACAGCACGTACGCCGGGTCGCCGGACCGGGCCGGGCAGGGCGCCAGCGGGGCCGGGCCGGCCGACTCGACCACCTCGACGCCCGGCAGGTCGGCCAGCTCGGCCGCCGCGTCACCCACCAGCAGCGACACCCCGGCGTCGGCGACGATCTCGCGTTGCCGCTCGCGGGGGCCGTCCGGCTCCAGCGGCACGTAGCAGCCACCGGCCAGGAGCACCCCGAGCACGTCCACGACCAGCCGGGGCCGGCGCCGGCCGCAGACCCCGACCCGGGTCTGCCGGCCCACGCCGTGGGCCCGCAGCGCGGCGGCCACCCCGGCCGCCCGGCCGATGAGTTCCCGGTAGGTGAGCCGGTCGTCCCACTGGCGGACCGCGACCGCGTCGGGGCAGCGCGCGGCCCGGGCGGCGATCAGGTCGGCCAGCGTCCCGTCCGGCCAGGGCAGCTGCGGCCCGGCGACGGCGCTGATGGACAGGATGTCGGTCACCCGTGCTCTCCCCGGTAGGTGGCTGGATCGGTGATCTGCAGGCGCAGCTCGCTGACGTGTCCGCGCCCGGCGGCGTCCGGCACCCAGGCGTCCGCCGGCGTGGGCAGCAGCTCGGTGACCACCACCGCCACGTCGGAGCCGGTCTTCGCGGCGGCGTCGGCCATGGCGCACAGCGACTGGGCGTACAGCGGGCCGGTCAGGTCGACGTAGCAGGGCTTGACCTCGGTGCCGACCTTGACGAACACCCGTTCGGGCAGGCCGAGGGCCGTCCGGAAGCGGCGCGCCGCGAGGTAGCGCGCGGTCTCGTCGCCGTGCCCGGCCAGCCCGCTGTCGGCCACGGTGGTCCGCCAGGTGCGCCGGGCCACCACCAGCCGGTCGATGGTGATCCGGGGCGTGTGCGGGGCCGGGTCGAGCAGCTTGAAGGTGTCCACCAGCAGCGAGCCGAGCAGGTTGGCGAAGATCTCCATCACCGGCCAGCGGGACCCGTCGGGGAAGACCGCGGTCAGCGCGTCGCCGTCGCGGACCACGGTGACGGCGGTGGCCGGGACCAGCCGGTCGACGTCGCCGCCGCGGGCGGTGTCGATGCCGAGCTGGCGGTCCGCGGGGCCGGTGAGGGCGTACGTGGTGCGGGTGGTCAGCCGGGGCCAGCTCGCCGGGTAGAGCACCCGGAGCCGGGCCGGTCCCAGGTCGGCGTCGAGCGCCGCCCGCAGCGCCGCCGGGTCGGGGTGGAACGGGGTGAGCACCGCGCTGTCGTAGGCGACGGTGGCCGGGTGCAGCTCGCCGAGGACGAGCAGGAACTCGCCCCGGTCGATCGCCTCGGCGGAGACGGCGCTGACCTGGAGGTCGGGGTTGTGGATCCGGGCGGACGGCCAGCCGGGCCGCTCGGCGGGGAAGAGCGCGCGGACCGGGCCGGCCAGGTCCTCGGCGCGCAGCCGCAGCTCCACGGTGCGGGCCGGCAGGTGCCGCAGCCCGAACAGCTGGGCCCACCGGTCGGTGAAGCCGGCCCCGGCGCGGGCGACGGGGCCGTCCGGGGCGATCAGCATCCCCTGGGCCAGCGACCAGATGTCGGCCAGCCGTACCGGACCGTCGGCGGCGAGCTCGTCGTGCAGGTCGGCGAGGATCTCCTCGCAGCCGGCGCCGATCTCGGCGGTGAGCCAGCGGGCCGCCTGGAGGACCACGGCGAGCGGGGCGGCCAGCGCGTCCAGCACGGTGGCGCCGACGGTGACGTCGAGGTCGCGGGCGGTCTCCTCGTAGCAGACGGTGCGCCCGGCGTACATCTGGCCGCTCTGCCGGGTGGCGGGGCGGCCGGTGACCGCGGTGAACCCGTTGTTGAGCGCGGCCAGCGCGGCGCCCAGCCGGTCCGGGTCGCCGGCGGCGGCCGCGACCGCGTCCCGGGCGGCGCGGAGCCGGTCGAAGTCGGCGGCCACCGCCGCCCGCACGGCCTCCTCGCCGATCGCCGCGATCCGCTCGGCCAGCACCCGTTCCGCGTCCGGGCTGTTCGGCAGGTTCGCGTCCCAGGTCAGCTGGCCGCGTTCGACGAACCGGTCCAGCAGCAGGTACCCGTCGTCGACGGTGCGGACATCGCCGTCGGCGCGGGCCCGCTCGGCCAGCTCGACGGCGGCGGTGCGCCCGTCGCAGGACGCCAGCAGCCGGGCCTCCACCGCGGACAGCGGGATCGGCGGGTGCAGCGGCCAGCGCAGCTGCCGGCCCTGGACACTCAGGTGCGGTTGCAGCGCCGGGGCCCACCAGCGGCGGACCGCCAGGTCGTCGGCGAGCCGGTCGGCGTACGCGATCAGTGCCCAGGCCTCGAACCCGACGTGCCGGCGGGTGACCAGCCCGGGTCCGGGCGTCAGCCGGGTACGCGGCTCGTCCGGGTCGAAGGTGCCCCAGCAGACCGGGCCGAAGAAGCCGATTGTCTCGGCCTTGCCGCAGTAGCGCTGCCAGTAGCGCAGCATGCTCAGCTCACGCTTGCGGCGACGCACGTTGCGTACCGCCGGGTCGGTGCGCAGCAGCCCGTCCAGCGCGATCAGCATGTCCGGGTTCTGCCAGGTGACCGCCTCGCGCAGCAGCGGGTCGGCGGCCAGGTCACCGGCCACCGCCGAGGAGTCGGCGAACGCCTCGCGCAGCGCCTTGTCGACGACCTCCGGGGCGACCTCCCCGGCGAGCAGCGCGTCGGCGGCGGCGGCCGCGTCGGGCGCCGCGAAGCGGTCCAGGCCGGCGGCGGGGAAGCCGGCGGTACGCAGCACCAGGTCGCGCCAGACCGACCAGCCGGTGTCGCCGAGGGGGATGCGGTGGCTCATCGGCGAGGCTCCCCGGTGGTGTCGACGATGTGCAGTCGCAGCTCGCTGAGGTACCGGCGGCCGGCGGCGTCGGGCACCCAGGCGTCGTCGGGGCCGGGCAGCATCTCGCCCACCACCAGCGGTACGCCGTCGCCGTGGGTCATGGCCGCCGAGCGGACCATTGCGCAGAGCATGTTGGCGTACCCGGGACTGGCCAGGTCCACGAAGCAGGGCTTCGTCTCGCTGCCGAGCTTGACGTAGACCTGTTCGGGCAGGCCGAGGCGGGCGCGCCAGCGGCGGACGGCGAGGAACCGGTCGCGTTCCCCGGTGGCCGGCCCCAGCCCGCTCTCCCCGACGGTGGTGCGCCAGGTGCGCCGGGCCACCACCAGCCGGTCGATGGTGATCCGGGGCGTGTACGGGGCTGCGGCGACCAGCTTGAACCCGTCCACCGCGTGCGCGCTGAGCAGCTCGGCGAAGACCTCGGTCAGCGACCAGCGCTGCCCGTCGGGGCCGGTGGCCACCAGCCGGTCGCCGTCGGCGGTGACGGTGAGGTCCACCGTGGGCAGCACCCGCGCCCGGTCGGCGCCGGGCGCCGCGCCGAACGCCAACTGCCGGTCGGTCGGCGCGGCGAGGGCCTCGGCGACCCGGCTGGTCCGGCGGGGCCAGTCGGCCGGGTAGAGCAGTCGCAGCCGCCGCCCGCCGACGTCGGCGGCGAGCGCCGCGCGCAGCCGCTCGGCGTCCGGATGGCCGGTGACCAGCGGTGCGGTGTCGAAGGACGCCCAGGCGGCGTGCAGCTCGCCGAGCACCACGGTGTAGTCGCCACGGGCCAGCGCGGCGCTGTCGGTGGCGCAGATCTGCAGGTCGGGGCTGTGCAGCCGGGCCAGCGGCCAGTCCGAGGGGCCGGGCGGCGGGAAGGCGGCGTCGACCCGGTCGACCAGGTCGGCGACCGCGACCCTCACCTCGGTGGTGTCGGCGGACAGGGCGTCCAGCCCGAACAGCCCGGCCCAGCGGGCGGCGAAGTCGGCGGCGACCCGGTCCACCGGCCGCTCCCCGTCGCCCCAGAACAGCCCCTGGGCCAGGAACCACAGGTCGGCCAGGGACACCGGGGCGTCGCCCGGCCCGCCGCGCAGGTCGTCGTAGAGCTCGCGGAACACCGCCGCGTACGCCTGCTCCAGCGCGCCGACCAGCCAGCGGGCGGCGCGCAGCAGCACGTCGAGCGGGGCGGCGATCCCGTCCAGCAGCGGCCGGCCGAAGATCACGTCGAGGTCCCGGCTGGTGTCCTCGTAGCAGAGGGTCCGGCCGGCGTACATCTGGCCGTCGCGGCGCCGCGCGGCCTGCCCGGTCAGCCCGGTGAAGGTGGCGTCGAGCGCGTCCAGGGCGGCCCGTAGCCGCCCCGGCTCACCGGCGGCCGCGGCGACCGCGTCCCGGGCGGCGACGAGCCGGTCCAGCCCGGCCCGGGCGCCGGCCCGTACGGCCTCGTCGCCGATCGCGTCGATCCGCTCGGCCAGCACCCGTTCGGCGTCCGGGCTGACCGGCAGGGCGGCGTCCCAGCTGATCAGCTCCCGCTCGACCAGCCGGTCGAGCAGCGCGTAGCCGTCTTCGGGGCGGCGCAGCCCGGCGGCCGGGTCGCGGACCAGCTGGTGGGCGGGGCGGCCGTCGGCGGCGGCGAGCAGGGCCGCCTCCACCGGGGTGAGGGTGACCGGTGGGCGGCCGGGGCGCAGCACGGTCCGGCCGCGCAGGCTCAGGTGCGGGGCGAGCAGCGGCGGCCACCACCGGCGGACGGCCAGGTCCCCGGCGAGCCGGTCGGCGTACGCGGCCAGCGCCCAGGACTCGAACGGCACCCAGCGGCGGCGGGTCAGGTCGGGCCCGGGACGGACGTCGGCCATCTCGGCTCGCGTCGGGTCCACGGTCACCCAGCAGCCGGGGCCGAAGAAGCCCACGGTCTCGTTCTTGCCGCAGTAGCGCTGCCAGTACTTCAGCAGGGCCCGTTCCCGGTCCCGGTGCTTGTTGTTGCGCCGCGGCTCGGGGCCGCCGGCGACCAGCGCGTCGAGGATGACCAGGGCGCCCCGGTTCTGCCAGGTGACCGCCTCGCGCAGCAGCGGGTCGGCGGCCAGCTCGGCGAGCCGCCGGGCGGCGGCCGAGGTGGCCTCCGCGAACTCCTTGTCGAAGCGTTCCTCGCCGGTGCCGGTGGCGATCAGCTCGTCGGCGGCCGCGGCGGCCGACGGCGCGGCGAACATGGTCAGCCCGTCGGCGGGGAAGCCGGTGGTGCGCAGGACCGCGTCCCGCCACACCGACCAGCCGGTCTCGCCCAGCGGCACCCGGTGCGCCCCGGTCGACCCGGCACCCTCCGCACCCTCCGCACCGGCAGCGCCGCCTGCGGCAACGCCGGACGCGGCAGTACCGGACCCGGCGGCGGCCGAAGCGGCGGCGGCCGGCGCGGCGACAGCACCGGCCAGGTCGGCGCGGATCGCGGCGAGCAGCTCGGGCAGCCGGTCGGTGAGGAAGAAGTGCCCGCCGTCGATCTCGTGCAGGGTGAACCCGGCGGCGGTGTGCGCGGCCCACGCGGCGCTCTGCTCCCGGCTGACCGCCCGGTCGTGCCGGCCGCTGAACGCGACGAGCGGCACCGGCAGCGGCTCGCCGGGGACGTACCGGTAGCTGTCCACCCGGCCGAAGTCGGCGCGCAGCAGCGGCAGCAGCAGCTGCACCAGCTCGGGGTGTTCCAGCAGCTCGGCGGGGAGCCCGCCGCCGGCGCCGAGGCGGCGCAGCAGCTCGTCGTCGTCCACCCGGGACAGCCCGTCGAAGAGGCTGGGGGCGGTGACGTGCGGTGCCCGCGCGCCGCCGACGTAGAGCCGCAGCGGCAGCGGGCGGCCGGTGCGGCGCAGCTCGCGGACCACCTCGAAGCCGACCCGGCCGCCCATCGAGTGGCCGTAGATCGCGTACGGGCGATCGGCCCGACCGGCGATGGCGGCGGCGACGTCGGGCACGGTGAACCGGGGGTCCTCGCTGATCCGGTTCTCCCGGCCGGGCAGCTGCACCGCGAGCACCTCGACGTCCGGTCCGATCCCCTCCTGCCAGCGCCGGAAGGCGCTCGCGCCGGCCCCGGCGTAGGGCAGGCAGAACAGTTGCACCGGCGCCTGGGGTCGGCTTCCGGGCGAGACGAACCAGTTCACCGCGCGCCTTTCTGAGGGGGGTCGATCCAGTACCGCCGGCGCTGGAACGGGTAGCCGGGCAGTCCGGTGCGGCGGACGCCCTCGTCGGGGTGCAGCGCGGCCCAGTCGACGTCGCGGCCGGCGACCCAGTCGGCGGCGAGGTCTCGCAGCCGGCCGGCCGGGCCGGCGATCCGGGTGTCGGCGTGCAGCAGCTCGTCCAGCGCGGCGATCGCGCCGGCCGGGGCGGTGG comes from Micromonospora purpureochromogenes and encodes:
- a CDS encoding non-ribosomal peptide synthetase; the protein is MTDILSISAVAGPQLPWPDGTLADLIAARAARCPDAVAVRQWDDRLTYRELIGRAAGVAAALRAHGVGRQTRVGVCGRRRPRLVVDVLGVLLAGGCYVPLEPDGPRERQREIVADAGVSLLVGDAAAELADLPGVEVVESAGPAPLAPCPARSGDPAYVLFTSGSTGRPKGVLTTHRNVVEFVTGCATVSGADAGVRSLGIASLGFDAATMDLFLPLLLGGAVQLLGAEDRADPARLARFIAAHEVNWGFITPTVLSMLDPADVPGWRTVLCGGEAVPAELAARWAPGRRFLNGYGPTETTVLAVTGELSGAESDPVPIGLPLPNHRAYVVDAELRAVPPGETGELLIGGPGLADGYLDRPGLTADRFVPDPFSGLPGERLYRTGDLVRQAADGRIVYLGRTDRQVKIRGQRIELGEVEAVLAEAPGVDRVAVEAVPGPAGTELVAVLTPAGAPGDDTVRAYARARLTAAMLPARLLRRDDLPVSPVTGKLDRPALRALAVAALTAGPTAEEPAGAADPVTGTVTRIWARLLGATPGPDTDFLAAGGNSIAAMRLVAALRAELGRHVEIRDVLAGRTLGGLVARLRAADPADIEPLTTGNPPTLSPPQRRLWFVDQLAPSSAPYNIAVAHRLRGPLDIAALGAALRAVAERHDVLRWRIPQTAGVPYAVCAEPTDVAVPVVDLTGSADAEGELAGMLAAGAAHAFDLATGPPWQVTVYRLGTDAHVLAMTMHHAVFDGWSEAVLYDDLAAAYTQAVTGATPTLPPPAATYADYAVWRAGRDARRGAADLTWWAEHLRGVPTVLELPRDRPRPAVQTYAGAEAAVRLPEPADRAVRALAARRGTTVAAVLLAGFGELLRRLTGGDDHVVGAIVADRRLAAFDDVVGFFIDTVPVRLRTGGATFAELVDRCAAELHEVTAHPGAPLERLVEALGVGRDTSRAPLVQVLFNVLNFDPPRLALTGLTAVPVPVPKPGSPFDITVYVVESDGRFGVEVVHNPDLFDTDRIDALLTDLAELVGALAADPHAPADAVAAALPRPTVRTPQLGAMTVAAAEAPRTPMPAGPGGLTDTEELIAGIWREVLDTDRVGVSDNFFDIGGHSLALAAVHARLTAATGRSITMLDLFRHPTVRALAASLDGAADRPELARAALRAAARRSRTRRNPPRRPGGTAQ
- a CDS encoding lantibiotic dehydratase — protein: MSHRIPLGDTGWSVWRDLVLRTAGFPAAGLDRFAAPDAAAAADALLAGEVAPEVVDKALREAFADSSAVAGDLAADPLLREAVTWQNPDMLIALDGLLRTDPAVRNVRRRKRELSMLRYWQRYCGKAETIGFFGPVCWGTFDPDEPRTRLTPGPGLVTRRHVGFEAWALIAYADRLADDLAVRRWWAPALQPHLSVQGRQLRWPLHPPIPLSAVEARLLASCDGRTAAVELAERARADGDVRTVDDGYLLLDRFVERGQLTWDANLPNSPDAERVLAERIAAIGEEAVRAAVAADFDRLRAARDAVAAAAGDPDRLGAALAALNNGFTAVTGRPATRQSGQMYAGRTVCYEETARDLDVTVGATVLDALAAPLAVVLQAARWLTAEIGAGCEEILADLHDELAADGPVRLADIWSLAQGMLIAPDGPVARAGAGFTDRWAQLFGLRHLPARTVELRLRAEDLAGPVRALFPAERPGWPSARIHNPDLQVSAVSAEAIDRGEFLLVLGELHPATVAYDSAVLTPFHPDPAALRAALDADLGPARLRVLYPASWPRLTTRTTYALTGPADRQLGIDTARGGDVDRLVPATAVTVVRDGDALTAVFPDGSRWPVMEIFANLLGSLLVDTFKLLDPAPHTPRITIDRLVVARRTWRTTVADSGLAGHGDETARYLAARRFRTALGLPERVFVKVGTEVKPCYVDLTGPLYAQSLCAMADAAAKTGSDVAVVVTELLPTPADAWVPDAAGRGHVSELRLQITDPATYRGEHG